The genome window TCAGCTACCACTGTCTTTTAGAGGAGACATGGTTGCTGTGATCTGGACCATTTCTTGTCTCTGGAGGCAAAATTCAGCTGCCCCAGTGTGTGGACTCCTTTTGGCCCTAGAAAGCTCCATGGAGACACTCACCTGCCACGGTCCCCAGCCTGGGATGTGGACTCCACCACCCCAGTGGCATTGGTCAGCGTCACTCCCTCTGCCTTCTTGGGCTGCTTCTCCTTCTTGGCGGTGGTATGAGGGAGGTCTGGGTTCCACtcctggtgggggcaggggagcagtCAGGCTTGGAGGCTATACCCTGAGGACCCTTCCAGCCTTTCAGGCTCCCCTTCTCACCCCACGAATCCTCACCTCAAACTGGGGCCAGTTCATGGGCATGCCAGGGCCACTGGTGCTGCGGAACCATCTGAGGTCCTCCTGGGCGTCAGCCCCCCGGATGGCCTGCTCCAGCTCACGGTACACGTGCATGTAGCTGTGCACAGGGAGATGGGGGAGGCAGAAGACAGATTCACCACGACACCTCTTCATGCTCAGTGAGGGCCCAGAGCCCTGCCAAGGGACCAGAATGCTGGCCATGCCCTCCAGGTGGGCTTTGCAGGGGGCAGCTGCAGGCATGCCCAGTGagctcccttctccttccccacttTAGCCACTCACCTGTCCATCCAAGCACGTTTCTCGAGTCCCTAGTGTGCGTCAGCTTGTGTCAGGTGGCCCCTGTTTTGGAGCCTCTTCCCCCTTGTCCTCTGCagctctgccctccccttcctGGCACTGTGAGGTAAGGCCTGGGAGGCCCTGCCCCCGTTACACCTTCCTCTGGCTGTGCCTGTGCCCTCCATGCCCAGGTACCTGCTATTCTCAGCTAGGTTGAGGTGACGTTTGATGTCCAGCAGCACCTCCTTGAGGAAGACCAGCCGCTTTTCCTCAAACTGCTGGCACTGTTCAAACACCTGCTCCATGCCCTCCATGTACTGGGGCGTGGTCTTGCCCACATCTTCCAGCACCTTCTCATATTTCTCCTGTGTCTGTGGGCaccagggtggagggtgggtgggacTCAGCCAGGCCTGCAGCTCCCAGGTGCCACCCACTCCAGGGGCTCTcaggccctcccctgcccccgccgGCCCGGGCCCGGCCGCACCTTCTGCACATCCTGCTTGCACTTGTCCACTTTGTCCTGCAGCTTCTTTTGCTGCTCGGCTGTGACTGACTGCTCCGACTTGCTGTTCATCTCCCGTGTCATGGCCAGCTTCTCCTCTTTGCAGGCCAGATGGTAGGCCTTCTTGGCTGCCTCCAGCTGTGGGGAGGGCAACAGGGGGCAGGGCTCCCACTGGTGAGCAGGAACAAACCTGGTCACGTCCACTCCTCCCCCGCCCACTCCCCGGGAGCTGTGAGTGCCGTCCTTAAGAGGCAGGAGGGGTGCAGGGCCTGGCTCCAGGTATTTGGGAGCAGGGCTCTCCATCTGTGCGGTGTCCCTGTGTGGCACTGCCTGCTCCCCTGCAGATACGCTCCCGTCAGGCCGTGCAGTGCCGCCCTGTCCTGTCTGCGGATCCAGAGGGCAATgtgcctcctgcccctgccagtATCTTTCCCGGAGACAGTGCCTCTTTTTGCCCGTGGGTCTCTTTACTCATTGGGCACCGTCTGCCCATGTATGGCTATTTCTTCCTGGAAAGAAAGTGGCTCCCCCTCCTCCCGCGATCTGTAGACACCCTCCCTGCGATCGGTCCCCGCTGATCGGACTGGCCCTCTGAGCTGGCCGCCCCTACCTCCTTCATCTTCTTGGCCCAGGGCTTCTGGGCCTTGCGGAAGCCATCTTCTGCCTCCTTGGTCTCCTTGAAGCCGCCCATGATCTGCTTGTGATAGGCGTCCTTCTGCCAGTTCTTGACCTTCTCCAGGTCCTCGTTCAGCAGGCTGTTCTTCACCTCCTGGTGCAGCTCGCTCACCTTGTCCGCCTCGGTCATCATGGCACCCCAGGCGCGCTCCAGGCTGCCGTACTGTGGGCCTGAGAGAACGGCAGTGGTCTCGGGGAGCCTCAGCAACCCCCGCCCAGAGGCTCCCCTCCCCGAGACTTTCCTTTTCCTTGCCCTTCCCAGGCAACGGAAACGGAAACAGAAACGCACTCCTCTGCTCCCCCGATGCGCATTTCTATCCTTTTGCTAGCAGCCTTCTCTGGCCACCGCACCCTCACACACTGGGCTGGGCTCTGTCTGCAGCTCCTATCCCcgcacctcctcccacctccccatcaGCGTGTGAGACCCCCGGGAACAGCCTGGACCCCGAGAGCTCTCACCAGCCCAGCGCAgagccaggcacacagtaggcgcccCGGAATGTTAGCTGAATGCAAAACTGAAGAACCAGCGGGCGACAGGTGCCAGGAGGCGGCTGTGGACCAGCCATGCCACATTCACCTACTGTCTGTGTGCTGGCACCAACTTcatgccaggcagtgtgctggggctgcaggcccggccctgccctcctggggttCAGAGTTTAGCGTAAGAAAACACTGGCAGATGTATGTAAATCCCACCTTGAAGCTGTTCTAGATGAAAGGAATCTAGAGGACAGCGAGACGCCTTGTGTGGCTCTGGACTGGATCTGGGACTGGCACAATTTGCTATAGTAAAATTTGCATACGGGCTGTATTAAATGTCCCAATTTTGATAGCTGAACTATAGTTACATAAGCAAATGTTCTCATTCGTAGGCAATACATGAAGAATTAGAGATGAAGAAGGCTGATGGCTCCAATTTCCTCTCAACTGGTTCAGAAAAAAGCATGCGGACCAGTGGGGAGGAGTGAGAAAACAAACGGCACTGGCGACTGGGGGAAGGGCTTGTGGAAGCTGCCTCTACTACTGGTGCAACCTCCTCAAAgctgaaattattccaaaagaagaaaaattgtttgttttgctttttttttttttttttttttttgagacagagtctggctttgttgcccaggctagagtgagtgccgtggcgttagcctagctcacagcaacctcaaactcctgggctcaagtgatccttctgcctcagcctccagggtagctgggactacaggcatgcgccaccatgcccggctaatttttttttatatatatatcagttggccaattaatttctttctatttatagtagagacggggtctcgctcttgctcaggctggttttgaactcctgaccttgagcaat of Microcebus murinus isolate Inina chromosome 5, M.murinus_Inina_mat1.0, whole genome shotgun sequence contains these proteins:
- the PACSIN1 gene encoding protein kinase C and casein kinase substrate in neurons protein 1, translated to MSGSYDEASLAPEETTDSFWEVGNYKRTVKRIDDGHRLCNDLMSCVQERAKIEKAYAQQLTDWAKRWRQLIEKGPQYGSLERAWGAMMTEADKVSELHQEVKNSLLNEDLEKVKNWQKDAYHKQIMGGFKETKEAEDGFRKAQKPWAKKMKELEAAKKAYHLACKEEKLAMTREMNSKSEQSVTAEQQKKLQDKVDKCKQDVQKTQEKYEKVLEDVGKTTPQYMEGMEQVFEQCQQFEEKRLVFLKEVLLDIKRHLNLAENSSYMHVYRELEQAIRGADAQEDLRWFRSTSGPGMPMNWPQFEEWNPDLPHTTAKKEKQPKKAEGVTLTNATGVVESTSQAGDRGSVSSYDRGQPYATEWSDDESGNPFGGGEANGGANPFEDDAKGVRVRALYDYDGQEQDELSFKAGDELTKLGEEDEQGWCRGRLDSGQLGLYPANYVEAI